One Paenibacillus sp. FSL H7-0737 DNA segment encodes these proteins:
- the priA gene encoding primosomal protein N': protein MDIAKVIVDVPVRSTDRPFDYSIPESLKLWIEVGSRVAVPFGHRTVQGFVVSLESGETVVNPGLKAIQEVLDLLPPLSPELVELADWMSKRYACRRISALQAMLPTALKGKAERLISLGDVEEEAAFSDDELFPMFADTGNEERLITEFIGRNGEVSMKQLTRAFPEAAETVKFMLRRGVLVESQSIKDKMGKKKLKAVDLAIGITAAREALNKFPKKSARQKEVLSFLIEREATLPMALKEVLSALQVTASTVKGLEEKGFIEISEIEVYRDPYQGRDFKPTTPLPLTAEQEIVYTRISRTLEEQLHEVFLLHGVTGSGKTEIYLQCIKRCLDQGRQAVVLVPEIALTPQMVERFKGRFGSGVAVMHSRLSVGERYDEWRKIREGKATVAVGARSAVFAPFSNLGLIIMDEEHETSYKQEENPKYHARDAAIRRAEQCGASVILGSATPSLESYHAARAQSDIHFSPVLLEMPTRALGNELPKVNVVDMREELKEGNRSMFSRKLHAALAERLERGEQTVLLLNRRGFSTFIMCRSCGYVAGCPECDISLTYHSRSDNLRCHYCGHAEPAPKLCPECGSEHIRFFGTGTQRVEEELGKLFPGIRVIRMDVDTTTEKGSHEKLLNQFRDKKADVLLGTQMVAKGLDFPDVTLVGVITADSALNLPDFRAAEKTFQLLTQVAGRAGRHQLPGEVVVQSYTPEHYSIIHASGHDYLSFVREELKHRRGLHYPPYCRLILVTLSHEQLPLLLRMAENYAMNLQGKARNLRWYGSLDKLTTDVLDLLGPVASPIPRLKGRYRFQCMIKWRGAIDVIGLVRQVAEELEDSVRDTGLQISIDVDPQMLM from the coding sequence GGATTTACTTCCACCTTTATCTCCTGAATTAGTTGAGCTAGCGGACTGGATGAGTAAAAGATATGCATGCAGACGAATTTCAGCCCTGCAAGCGATGCTGCCCACTGCTCTAAAAGGGAAGGCAGAACGACTGATTTCGCTAGGAGATGTGGAAGAAGAAGCAGCATTTTCTGATGATGAATTATTCCCTATGTTTGCAGATACAGGGAATGAGGAACGACTAATTACTGAGTTTATTGGACGTAATGGCGAAGTTTCCATGAAGCAGCTCACCCGTGCATTTCCGGAGGCTGCGGAGACGGTGAAGTTCATGCTAAGACGTGGAGTTCTTGTAGAGAGCCAATCGATTAAAGATAAAATGGGCAAGAAGAAGCTAAAAGCAGTAGATCTTGCGATAGGGATTACGGCTGCTCGTGAGGCGTTGAATAAATTCCCCAAAAAGTCCGCGCGACAGAAGGAAGTGCTTAGCTTTCTGATTGAAAGGGAAGCTACACTCCCAATGGCGCTTAAGGAAGTCTTGTCTGCACTTCAAGTGACGGCAAGCACCGTGAAGGGTTTAGAGGAAAAAGGCTTTATCGAAATCAGTGAAATCGAAGTCTATCGCGACCCTTATCAAGGACGTGATTTTAAGCCTACTACGCCTCTGCCACTTACAGCAGAACAAGAGATTGTATACACACGTATTTCACGAACGCTAGAAGAACAGCTCCATGAAGTTTTTCTGTTACATGGCGTTACGGGGAGCGGTAAGACAGAAATCTATTTGCAATGTATCAAACGTTGTCTGGATCAGGGTAGACAGGCCGTAGTGCTCGTCCCAGAAATCGCATTAACGCCGCAGATGGTGGAGCGCTTTAAAGGGCGCTTCGGAAGTGGTGTCGCGGTAATGCATAGCCGATTATCTGTTGGCGAACGTTACGATGAGTGGCGCAAAATCCGTGAAGGAAAGGCTACGGTTGCCGTTGGCGCCCGTTCAGCGGTGTTTGCCCCGTTCTCTAACCTAGGTTTGATTATTATGGATGAAGAGCATGAAACTTCATATAAGCAGGAGGAAAATCCGAAATATCATGCCCGTGATGCAGCGATTCGCAGAGCCGAACAGTGTGGGGCATCCGTGATTTTAGGCTCCGCCACGCCTTCGTTAGAAAGCTATCATGCTGCCAGAGCGCAGAGTGATATTCATTTTTCACCAGTCCTTCTAGAGATGCCTACCCGCGCGCTTGGTAACGAACTACCGAAGGTAAATGTCGTGGATATGCGGGAAGAGCTTAAAGAAGGTAATCGCTCAATGTTCAGTCGAAAGCTTCATGCTGCATTGGCTGAAAGACTGGAACGTGGAGAACAGACCGTGTTATTGCTTAACCGTAGAGGTTTCTCGACGTTTATTATGTGCCGGAGTTGCGGATATGTAGCAGGCTGCCCCGAGTGTGATATTTCATTAACGTACCATAGTCGTAGTGACAATTTGCGTTGTCATTATTGTGGTCATGCTGAACCAGCACCTAAACTTTGTCCAGAGTGTGGAAGTGAGCATATCCGTTTCTTCGGAACGGGGACGCAGCGGGTGGAAGAAGAGCTTGGTAAGTTGTTCCCTGGGATACGGGTGATTCGTATGGACGTGGATACAACGACAGAAAAAGGTTCGCATGAGAAGCTGCTGAATCAATTCAGAGACAAAAAAGCGGATGTTCTGCTAGGCACTCAGATGGTAGCAAAAGGTTTGGATTTTCCTGACGTAACTCTTGTTGGCGTAATTACAGCAGATTCAGCGTTGAACCTGCCCGATTTTCGTGCAGCGGAGAAGACCTTCCAATTGCTTACACAAGTTGCTGGAAGAGCAGGTCGGCATCAACTTCCGGGTGAGGTCGTTGTTCAGTCCTATACACCAGAGCATTATTCTATTATTCATGCTAGCGGGCATGACTATCTCTCTTTTGTAAGGGAAGAGCTGAAGCATCGCAGAGGGCTACATTATCCACCTTATTGCAGACTGATACTCGTTACATTATCCCATGAGCAGTTACCGCTACTACTCCGGATGGCAGAGAATTACGCTATGAATCTGCAGGGGAAGGCCAGAAATCTAAGATGGTATGGGAGTCTAGATAAGCTAACCACGGATGTACTAGATCTGTTAGGTCCCGTAGCTTCTCCAATCCCTCGCTTAAAGGGTAGATATAGATTCCAATGTATGATAAAATGGCGCGGCGCCATCGATGTGATAGGGCTTGTTCGACAAGTGGCTGAGGAGTTGGAGGATTCTGTACGGGATACAGGGCTTCAGATCAGCATTGATGTTGATCCGCAAATGTTGATGTAA
- the def gene encoding peptide deformylase: MAIRMIVKEPDEVLHKIAKEVTVVTPNVKKLLDDMADTMYDAEGVGLAAPQVGILKRLIVVDADEEHGLIKMINPEIIGTEGEQLGPEGCLSIPGLNGDVRRAETVTVRGLNREGKEITITGSGLLARAFQHEIDHLNGVLFTDIAEKVYEMTAERNETEE; this comes from the coding sequence ATGGCGATACGTATGATCGTTAAGGAACCGGATGAAGTGTTGCACAAAATAGCAAAAGAAGTAACTGTAGTTACACCTAATGTTAAAAAATTGTTAGATGATATGGCTGATACGATGTATGACGCTGAAGGTGTAGGGCTGGCAGCTCCGCAAGTTGGTATTTTGAAGCGCCTAATTGTGGTGGATGCAGATGAAGAGCACGGGCTTATCAAAATGATTAATCCGGAAATCATCGGTACAGAAGGGGAGCAGCTAGGACCTGAAGGATGTCTTAGTATTCCCGGATTGAATGGTGATGTACGCCGTGCAGAGACAGTAACCGTACGTGGTCTTAACCGTGAGGGAAAAGAAATTACCATTACCGGCAGTGGTTTACTTGCACGGGCTTTTCAACATGAGATTGACCATCTGAACGGAGTACTGTTTACCGATATCGCTGAGAAAGTATACGAGATGACAGCTGAACGCAATGAGACTGAGGAGTGA
- the fmt gene encoding methionyl-tRNA formyltransferase, with amino-acid sequence MKIVFMGTPAFAVPSLQMLMDEGYEVVAVVTQPDRPQGRKKILAPSPVKEAALSLGLPVLQPERMRKPEAVAELAVYEPDLIVTAAYGQILPKAVLDLPRNGCVNVHGSLLPKYRGGAPIQRSIINGEKVTGVTLMYMAAGLDTGDMISRVEVAIEDEDTSGTMFEKLSLAGRDLLKSEMPRLVNGLVQATPQDDSQATFAPNLNREDERLDWNAGSRDNYNRIRGLVPFSGAFTLWNGETFKVWASKIPAEQKSSDSAPGTVLSVTEHGVEVKTGDGSLLLTTVQPAGKKAMSAADFSRGGVMKPGMVLG; translated from the coding sequence ATGAAGATTGTATTCATGGGAACCCCAGCCTTTGCGGTACCAAGCTTGCAAATGCTGATGGATGAAGGCTATGAAGTTGTAGCAGTCGTCACCCAACCAGATCGACCGCAAGGACGTAAAAAGATCTTGGCTCCTTCACCAGTTAAAGAAGCCGCATTATCTCTCGGTTTACCTGTGCTCCAGCCTGAACGGATGCGCAAACCTGAGGCTGTCGCAGAGCTAGCTGTATATGAGCCTGACCTGATTGTTACAGCTGCTTATGGTCAAATTTTGCCTAAAGCTGTATTGGATTTGCCGCGTAATGGTTGTGTGAATGTTCATGGTTCACTACTTCCTAAATACCGGGGTGGCGCACCGATTCAACGTAGTATCATTAACGGTGAGAAGGTTACCGGCGTTACCTTGATGTATATGGCTGCAGGACTTGACACTGGAGATATGATCTCACGCGTCGAGGTGGCTATCGAGGATGAGGATACTTCCGGCACGATGTTCGAGAAGCTTAGCCTTGCTGGACGTGATCTTTTGAAGTCTGAAATGCCGCGATTAGTAAACGGCCTTGTTCAAGCGACTCCGCAAGACGACAGTCAAGCGACCTTTGCTCCTAACCTAAATCGTGAGGATGAGCGTTTGGATTGGAACGCTGGCTCACGTGATAACTATAATCGAATTCGTGGATTAGTACCTTTTTCCGGTGCGTTTACGCTTTGGAATGGAGAGACCTTCAAAGTATGGGCTTCAAAAATTCCTGCTGAGCAGAAATCATCTGATAGTGCGCCAGGAACGGTACTTTCGGTCACTGAACATGGTGTCGAGGTTAAGACAGGAGACGGAAGTCTGCTGCTAACTACGGTTCAACCTGCGGGTAAAAAAGCGATGAGCGCTGCGGATTTTAGCCGTGGCGGTGTCATGAAACCAGGGATGGTGCTAGGTTGA
- the rsmB gene encoding 16S rRNA (cytosine(967)-C(5))-methyltransferase RsmB, whose protein sequence is MSGKKGGSGNKGKAATASSRDIALDILVKVEQQGAYSNLLLNSSLQKSALSREDAGLVTELVYGTISRMNTLDYVLEEFVSKGIAKLQPWVRNLLRLSLYQIMYLDRIPSHAAVNEAVNIAKKKGHQGISGMVNGVLRSVLRAGNLPIIPDGLGPAKRISIQYSHPIWLVKRWITEYGVDTAEAICAANNEPPAVSVRVNTTMISREALLSQMIEQGLQASASEVSPYGIVVKGGGNLALSSWYRDGYLSVQDESSMLVAEAVAPEPGMRVLDCCAAPGGKTAHMGELMKDEGSIFANDLHPHKAKLISDQAARLGLESVVTGSADALELEHTLEHHSFDRILLDAPCSGLGVIRRKPDLKWRKQPEDVASVASLQGQLLQSVSKLLKPGGVLVYSTCTTEQTENSEVVAAFLKQNPDFTSITFASPLWGRLEGTALAAGEGIQLLPHHYGSDGFYISKLQRVL, encoded by the coding sequence GTGAGTGGTAAAAAGGGCGGTAGCGGAAATAAAGGTAAAGCTGCTACAGCTTCTTCCCGCGATATCGCTCTCGATATCCTGGTTAAAGTCGAACAACAAGGGGCTTACAGCAACTTATTGCTGAACAGCAGTCTGCAGAAGTCTGCACTCAGCAGAGAAGATGCTGGACTAGTTACAGAGCTTGTCTATGGTACCATCTCTCGGATGAATACACTTGATTATGTGCTCGAGGAATTTGTTAGCAAAGGGATCGCTAAATTGCAGCCCTGGGTGCGTAATTTACTGCGTCTAAGCTTATATCAAATTATGTACCTGGATCGCATACCATCTCATGCAGCTGTAAACGAGGCTGTTAATATAGCTAAGAAAAAGGGCCATCAAGGAATTTCGGGTATGGTTAATGGCGTGCTTCGTAGTGTGCTGCGCGCTGGAAATCTGCCGATAATACCTGATGGATTGGGTCCTGCGAAACGGATATCTATTCAGTATTCCCATCCTATATGGTTAGTGAAGCGCTGGATTACGGAGTATGGTGTTGACACTGCGGAAGCTATTTGTGCTGCTAACAATGAGCCACCCGCTGTCAGTGTACGCGTAAATACTACGATGATTAGCCGTGAAGCCCTATTGAGTCAGATGATTGAACAAGGTCTGCAAGCTTCTGCTTCTGAAGTAAGTCCTTATGGTATTGTTGTAAAAGGCGGAGGTAATCTGGCTCTTTCATCCTGGTACCGGGATGGATATCTATCTGTTCAGGATGAAAGCTCCATGCTTGTAGCTGAAGCTGTTGCACCTGAGCCTGGAATGAGAGTGCTTGATTGCTGCGCCGCGCCTGGGGGTAAAACGGCCCACATGGGCGAGCTGATGAAAGATGAAGGATCTATTTTCGCTAACGACCTTCATCCACATAAAGCTAAGCTTATCTCGGATCAAGCTGCAAGGTTAGGTCTCGAAAGCGTAGTAACAGGCAGTGCAGATGCACTGGAGCTGGAGCATACCTTAGAACATCATTCCTTCGATAGAATTCTTTTGGACGCGCCTTGCTCTGGGCTTGGTGTAATCCGCCGTAAGCCAGATCTCAAATGGCGTAAGCAGCCTGAGGATGTTGCAAGTGTAGCATCACTGCAGGGTCAGCTGCTGCAGTCGGTTTCTAAACTGTTGAAACCGGGTGGTGTTCTGGTTTATAGTACCTGTACGACTGAACAAACGGAAAATAGTGAGGTCGTAGCTGCCTTTTTGAAGCAAAATCCTGATTTCACTTCTATAACATTTGCTTCCCCGCTGTGGGGGAGATTGGAAGGTACTGCGCTGGCTGCAGGTGAGGGGATTCAGTTATTGCCACATCATTATGGCAGTGATGGGTTCTATATCTCCAAGCTTCAAAGAGTCTTGTAA
- the rlmN gene encoding 23S rRNA (adenine(2503)-C(2))-methyltransferase RlmN: protein MKPLIYDFSLEELQQWAKDNGEPAFRGGQIFDWLYVKRVSDFESMSNLSKGLRQKLNEQFSIAALTEITKMESKDGTVKFLFGLHDDHAIETVIMKHNYGNSVCVTTQVGCRIGCTFCASTLGGLKRDLTAGEIVAQVVRSQQILDERGERVSSIVIMGTGEPFENYDATMRFLRLMIHEKGLNIGQRHITVSTSGIVPSIYKFAEEDTQINLAISIHAPNDKLRSKLMPVNRRFPFDDVIESLRYYQAKTGRRVSFEYALIGGVNDQPEHAEELAGVLKNMLCHVNLIPVNHVPERKYVRTSRNDIFEFQRILADNGVNVTIRREQGHDIAAACGQLRAKHMELG, encoded by the coding sequence ATGAAACCTTTAATATATGATTTTTCTTTAGAAGAGTTACAGCAGTGGGCGAAAGATAACGGTGAGCCTGCTTTTCGTGGTGGACAGATTTTTGACTGGTTGTATGTAAAACGTGTAAGTGACTTCGAATCCATGAGTAATTTGTCTAAAGGACTTCGTCAGAAGCTGAACGAGCAATTCTCCATTGCAGCGCTCACTGAGATTACTAAAATGGAATCGAAAGATGGAACAGTAAAATTCCTGTTTGGATTGCATGATGATCATGCGATCGAGACAGTTATCATGAAACATAATTATGGAAATAGCGTTTGTGTAACAACTCAAGTAGGCTGCCGAATCGGCTGTACCTTCTGTGCCTCTACGCTTGGTGGATTGAAACGTGATTTGACAGCGGGTGAAATTGTAGCTCAGGTTGTACGCTCTCAACAGATCTTGGATGAGCGGGGTGAACGTGTCAGCAGTATTGTTATCATGGGTACTGGTGAGCCGTTTGAGAACTATGATGCAACAATGAGATTCTTGCGTCTTATGATTCATGAGAAAGGTCTAAATATCGGACAACGGCATATTACTGTTTCCACAAGCGGGATTGTGCCGAGCATTTATAAATTTGCAGAAGAAGATACACAAATAAATTTGGCGATTTCGATTCATGCACCTAACGACAAACTGCGTTCGAAGCTAATGCCAGTTAACCGCCGCTTTCCGTTTGATGATGTGATTGAATCTTTACGTTATTATCAAGCTAAGACGGGGCGACGGGTCAGCTTTGAGTATGCATTGATCGGCGGGGTGAATGATCAGCCGGAGCATGCTGAGGAATTAGCAGGTGTGCTTAAGAACATGCTGTGCCACGTCAATTTGATTCCAGTAAACCACGTGCCAGAGCGGAAATATGTACGTACTTCACGCAATGATATCTTTGAGTTTCAACGTATTTTGGCTGACAACGGCGTGAATGTTACCATTCGCCGTGAGCAAGGCCATGATATCGCGGCCGCATGCGGACAGCTGCGTGCCAAACATATGGAGTTGGGGTGA
- a CDS encoding Stp1/IreP family PP2C-type Ser/Thr phosphatase, with translation MIRTVHASDIGRVRSVNEDSVWIGATRHGYTLGIIADGMGGHQAGETASRLALETMRNTLDGLLPELQDEALRDALSAAILEANSTVFKEASSNDKYHNMGTTVVAALMNGSNGYIGHIGDSRAYLIKDSAAVQLTEDHTLVNELFKNGQISVEELDNHPRRNVLTRALGTDAEVLVDLAPVTLLPGELLLLCSDGLSNFVNNEHLGKVAGIHEIPLEERADRLLQLALLAGGGDNISVALLEHHGEAAVPETKEWD, from the coding sequence TTGATCAGAACAGTTCATGCCAGCGATATTGGCCGAGTGCGCTCTGTCAATGAGGATTCGGTCTGGATCGGCGCGACGCGCCACGGTTATACACTCGGCATAATTGCCGATGGGATGGGTGGACATCAGGCTGGTGAAACCGCGAGCAGGCTTGCTTTGGAGACGATGAGGAATACCCTAGACGGGCTCCTGCCTGAGCTTCAGGACGAAGCACTGCGTGATGCGTTATCAGCTGCTATTTTGGAAGCTAACAGCACTGTCTTCAAGGAGGCTTCCAGCAACGATAAGTACCACAATATGGGTACTACTGTCGTTGCTGCCCTGATGAATGGTTCAAACGGATATATTGGCCATATCGGAGACAGCAGAGCCTATTTAATAAAGGACAGTGCAGCAGTTCAATTAACCGAAGATCACACGCTAGTCAATGAGCTGTTCAAGAACGGTCAGATCAGTGTGGAGGAATTAGATAATCATCCGAGACGGAATGTGCTGACGAGAGCACTTGGAACAGATGCTGAGGTGCTGGTTGATTTAGCCCCTGTTACCTTGCTACCTGGGGAACTTTTGCTTCTCTGCAGTGATGGTTTAAGTAATTTTGTTAACAATGAGCATTTGGGCAAGGTAGCGGGAATACATGAGATACCGTTAGAGGAAAGAGCGGACCGCTTACTTCAGTTGGCACTGCTTGCTGGCGGCGGCGATAATATTAGCGTCGCTTTGTTAGAACATCATGGAGAGGCCGCTGTGCCCGAAACAAAGGAGTGGGATTGA
- the pknB gene encoding Stk1 family PASTA domain-containing Ser/Thr kinase: protein MIGHELGGRYQVIERIGGGGMALVYRAHDILLNRNVAIKVLRNQFVHDEEFIRRFRREAQSAASLSHPNVVSIYDVGQEDEIHYIVMEYIEGKNLNEIIKERAPLQVDESVRIASQICDALDHAHQNQIIHRDIKPHNILIGRNGRVKVTDFGIARAVTSTTITQTGSVVGSVHYFSPEHAKGVSTGEKSDLYSLGIVLYQMLTGSLPFLGESPISVALKHLQEEFEEPRLINPLIPQSVENVILRSMRKNPEERYQSAKQMLQDLETCLLPERRSEAKVLFNDEEDEDRTRVIPAIKPIQRSNGNRNHRHDRMDNDEDDDDDPVPVKKGKKQWTKPALWIGLTLVLLLAMASLVWYVKSQLVVPEVSVPYVVGKQLEQAKTELEDLGLEVADPILYDYSPNFEENVVMKQSREKDAKVKKGASLILTVNTAKPLTKMPDVTNLSFDEAVKALMAKGVPQNQIKNEPLFDENTAVGKVVKSDPAFDSEFDPESVSIILYVSKGEESVTMPDLIGKTESEAKALLEESKLVLGDVKEESSFTVDEGKVTKTWAYEKGTSVPPGTAITIYLSTGYPPEALNYTFNVPVAPAQDGKKSKIRIEFVDARNNGEKQDWGTRTIGKSQVLSVNLVLAPNKDGSVIVTRDGVLLDTYVIPYIDAKNGTVQEPEPPTIPTPQPTQTPIDPTPTAEPTIEPEILPPSSDNEGSTNTGSANQTGFLTNNSVNNESTNSGNNKNSNKNGDKHNNKNKDKSKDKSDN, encoded by the coding sequence ATGATCGGTCACGAACTGGGCGGCCGTTACCAAGTCATCGAACGGATCGGCGGAGGTGGAATGGCGCTCGTCTATAGAGCACATGACATTCTTTTAAACCGAAACGTCGCCATCAAAGTATTGCGTAATCAATTTGTTCATGACGAGGAATTTATCCGCCGTTTTAGGCGTGAGGCGCAATCAGCTGCATCTTTGTCTCATCCGAATGTGGTTAGTATTTACGATGTAGGACAAGAAGACGAAATTCATTATATTGTCATGGAATATATTGAGGGCAAGAATCTTAATGAAATTATAAAAGAACGAGCGCCATTACAGGTTGACGAGTCCGTAAGGATCGCTTCACAAATCTGTGATGCACTTGATCACGCTCATCAGAATCAAATTATTCATCGGGATATTAAACCACATAATATATTGATCGGGCGCAATGGCCGGGTGAAGGTAACGGATTTCGGTATTGCTCGTGCGGTAACATCTACTACCATTACTCAGACAGGCTCTGTAGTAGGTTCCGTTCATTATTTCTCACCAGAGCATGCCAAAGGTGTCTCAACAGGAGAGAAATCCGACCTGTATTCATTAGGGATTGTACTCTATCAAATGCTTACCGGAAGTCTTCCATTCTTAGGGGAGAGTCCGATTAGCGTAGCTCTAAAGCATCTGCAAGAAGAGTTTGAAGAGCCAAGGCTCATAAATCCACTTATTCCGCAAAGCGTTGAGAATGTAATTCTAAGATCGATGCGTAAAAATCCGGAAGAGCGTTATCAGTCTGCAAAGCAAATGCTGCAGGATTTAGAAACCTGCTTGTTGCCTGAGCGCCGTAGTGAAGCAAAAGTTCTTTTTAACGATGAGGAAGACGAGGATCGAACGCGGGTAATACCAGCGATTAAACCGATCCAAAGAAGCAATGGAAATCGTAATCATCGCCACGACCGGATGGATAATGATGAAGATGATGATGACGATCCGGTACCTGTGAAAAAAGGTAAAAAACAATGGACTAAACCTGCATTATGGATTGGTTTAACTTTAGTGTTACTGCTGGCTATGGCCAGTCTCGTGTGGTACGTTAAATCCCAATTAGTTGTTCCTGAGGTATCGGTTCCTTACGTGGTCGGTAAACAGCTGGAACAAGCGAAGACTGAACTTGAGGATTTGGGGCTTGAGGTTGCTGATCCTATACTGTATGACTACAGTCCGAATTTCGAAGAGAATGTGGTCATGAAGCAAAGTAGGGAAAAGGACGCCAAAGTGAAAAAGGGAGCCTCCCTAATACTAACTGTGAATACGGCGAAACCATTAACTAAGATGCCAGATGTTACAAATTTAAGCTTTGACGAAGCGGTTAAAGCGCTGATGGCAAAGGGTGTACCCCAGAATCAAATTAAGAATGAACCTCTCTTCGATGAAAATACGGCGGTGGGTAAGGTTGTAAAATCAGACCCAGCCTTTGACAGCGAGTTTGATCCTGAGTCGGTTTCAATCATCCTCTACGTTAGCAAAGGAGAAGAAAGTGTCACGATGCCAGACCTCATCGGTAAGACGGAGAGTGAAGCTAAGGCGCTTTTGGAAGAATCCAAACTGGTCCTCGGAGATGTAAAGGAAGAATCCAGCTTCACAGTTGATGAAGGTAAGGTAACGAAAACTTGGGCTTATGAGAAAGGTACCTCTGTTCCACCTGGAACAGCGATTACGATTTACTTAAGTACAGGTTATCCACCTGAAGCCCTGAATTATACCTTTAATGTACCAGTAGCTCCTGCACAGGATGGAAAGAAGAGCAAGATTCGAATTGAGTTCGTTGATGCGCGCAATAATGGTGAGAAACAAGATTGGGGAACGCGTACCATTGGAAAGAGCCAAGTGCTGTCCGTTAATCTAGTGCTTGCTCCGAATAAAGATGGCTCTGTTATTGTTACCCGAGATGGTGTGCTTTTAGACACTTATGTGATTCCATATATTGATGCGAAGAATGGCACGGTGCAAGAACCTGAACCACCGACGATTCCGACTCCGCAGCCGACTCAGACACCGATAGATCCTACACCTACTGCTGAACCGACCATTGAGCCTGAGATCCTGCCTCCAAGTTCAGACAACGAAGGGTCTACTAATACTGGATCAGCCAATCAGACGGGATTCCTTACTAACAATTCGGTGAATAATGAATCGACCAATAGTGGTAACAACAAGAACAGTAATAAAAATGGTGACAAGCATAATAATAAAAACAAAGACAAATCTAAAGATAAAAGCGATAACTAA
- the rsgA gene encoding ribosome small subunit-dependent GTPase A, translating to MPEGIIVKALSGYYYVKPLREGLIATEEVSVQCRGRGILKKKGIAPLVGDRVIYMLTEHGEGMVDELLPRESELIRPPVANVSLAVLLFSVREPDMNLNLLDKFLVHIEHSGLEPLIVLTKQDLANDNGEATKYVKELYEDIGYEVMVTSSITGAGSDELRERLTGGISVFAGQSGVGKSTLLNRIVPGLKLETGEISLRLGRGRHTTRHVELMDIGGGGFVADTPGFSQLDFLELGVEELSTCFREFANYAGDCKFRGCSHQHEPGCRVIEAWKAGNIADSRYEHYKLFFNEMKDKKRRY from the coding sequence ATGCCTGAAGGAATAATAGTAAAGGCGTTAAGCGGATATTATTACGTAAAACCGCTTCGTGAAGGATTAATTGCAACAGAGGAAGTTTCAGTTCAATGCAGAGGCCGAGGCATACTTAAGAAAAAGGGGATCGCTCCTCTTGTAGGTGACCGCGTGATCTATATGCTGACTGAGCATGGTGAAGGGATGGTGGATGAGCTTCTCCCTAGAGAATCTGAGTTAATTCGTCCACCTGTAGCGAATGTAAGCCTTGCCGTTCTATTATTTTCTGTGCGGGAACCTGATATGAACCTGAATCTATTGGACAAGTTCCTAGTTCATATTGAGCACTCGGGACTGGAACCTTTAATCGTTCTGACCAAACAGGATTTGGCTAATGATAATGGTGAAGCCACTAAGTATGTTAAAGAGCTCTATGAAGATATTGGTTATGAAGTGATGGTTACAAGCTCAATTACAGGAGCTGGCAGTGATGAACTAAGAGAGCGGCTTACTGGTGGTATTAGTGTATTTGCCGGACAATCTGGGGTAGGAAAGTCGACCTTATTGAATCGTATTGTGCCAGGACTTAAACTGGAGACAGGTGAGATCAGCTTACGTTTGGGCCGTGGTCGTCATACTACCCGACATGTAGAATTGATGGATATTGGCGGGGGCGGCTTTGTAGCGGATACCCCTGGTTTTAGTCAGCTTGATTTTCTTGAGCTTGGGGTTGAAGAGCTCTCTACTTGTTTCCGTGAATTTGCAAACTATGCTGGGGATTGTAAATTCCGTGGTTGTAGTCATCAGCATGAACCAGGCTGCCGAGTTATCGAGGCATGGAAAGCTGGAAATATCGCTGATAGCCGGTATGAACATTACAAATTATTTTTTAATGAAATGAAAGATAAAAAGCGGAGGTACTAA